A single region of the Rhodoligotrophos defluvii genome encodes:
- a CDS encoding metal-sensing transcriptional repressor produces the protein MTNTIHASHPAIVKRLRRAEGHLRSVVAMIEAGRPCLELAQQLHAVEKAIGQAKKTLIRDHLDHCLGEAAQALPAGQQRSIEEFKEITKYL, from the coding sequence ATGACCAACACGATCCATGCCTCCCATCCCGCCATCGTCAAGCGCCTGAGGCGCGCCGAAGGCCATCTGCGCAGCGTCGTTGCCATGATCGAAGCCGGCCGGCCTTGCCTCGAGCTCGCCCAGCAGCTGCACGCGGTCGAGAAGGCTATAGGCCAAGCCAAGAAGACGCTTATCCGAGACCATCTTGATCACTGCCTAGGCGAGGCCGCACAGGCCTTGCCCGCCGGCCAGCAGCGCTCGATCGAGGAGTTCAAGGAGATCACGAAGTACCTTTAG
- a CDS encoding MFS transporter — MLGILANRTYRHLFAAQVIALIGTGLATVALGLLAFELAGGEAGVVLGTALAIKMIAYVGVAPVAAAFAERLPRRVMLVSLDLVRAAVAVALPFVTEVWQVYVLIFLLQSASAGFTPTFQATIPDVLPQEKDYTRALSLSRLAYDLESLLSPMLAAVLLTVVSFHALFAGTVIGFLASAALVVSVLLPSPRASAPRAIYDRTTRGSRFYLATPRLRGLLAVNMAVAAAGAMAIVNTVVIVQGEFGLSQRATALALAAFGGGSMVAALALPRLLEAVSDRAAMLAGVILMILGLVAGATVSGYQVLLPLWFVLGLGYSAAQTPSGRLLRRSSHPEDRPALFAAQFALSHVCWLVTYPLAGWLGASVGLTATFLILAAIAAAALVVAALVWPASEPEVVEHRHHGLAEDDPHWAEGSRRGERRHAHAFVIDDLHPQWPSEP; from the coding sequence GTGCTCGGCATTCTCGCAAACCGCACCTACCGTCATCTGTTCGCCGCGCAGGTAATCGCGCTGATCGGCACCGGGCTCGCCACGGTCGCGCTCGGGCTTCTGGCATTCGAGCTGGCCGGCGGCGAGGCCGGCGTGGTGCTGGGAACGGCGCTGGCGATCAAGATGATCGCCTATGTCGGCGTCGCGCCCGTCGCCGCCGCCTTTGCCGAGCGGCTGCCCCGCCGCGTCATGCTGGTTAGCCTCGACCTCGTGCGCGCGGCGGTGGCGGTGGCTCTCCCCTTCGTCACGGAAGTCTGGCAGGTCTATGTGCTGATTTTCCTGCTGCAGTCGGCATCGGCGGGCTTCACGCCGACCTTCCAGGCAACCATTCCGGACGTCCTGCCCCAGGAGAAGGACTACACGCGGGCGCTCTCCCTGTCGCGATTGGCCTACGATCTGGAAAGCCTTCTCAGCCCGATGCTCGCCGCCGTGCTGCTGACGGTGGTGAGCTTCCATGCGCTTTTTGCCGGCACCGTGATCGGCTTCCTGGCCTCGGCGGCGCTGGTCGTCTCGGTTCTGCTCCCCAGCCCGAGGGCGTCCGCGCCACGGGCCATCTACGATCGAACCACGCGCGGCTCCCGGTTCTACCTCGCCACACCGAGGTTGCGTGGCCTGCTTGCGGTCAATATGGCGGTCGCTGCCGCCGGCGCGATGGCGATCGTCAACACGGTGGTCATCGTGCAAGGCGAGTTCGGCCTGTCGCAGCGAGCGACCGCGCTGGCGCTGGCGGCGTTCGGCGGCGGGTCGATGGTCGCCGCGCTCGCCCTGCCAAGGCTGCTCGAAGCCGTATCCGATCGCGCGGCGATGCTGGCAGGCGTCATCCTCATGATCCTTGGTCTCGTGGCGGGAGCCACCGTCTCGGGTTACCAGGTCCTTCTGCCGCTCTGGTTCGTCCTCGGTCTCGGTTATTCGGCGGCCCAGACTCCCTCGGGCCGGCTGCTGCGGCGCTCATCGCATCCCGAAGACCGGCCCGCCTTGTTCGCCGCACAGTTCGCGCTGTCACATGTCTGCTGGCTCGTCACCTATCCCCTGGCAGGATGGCTCGGCGCCTCGGTCGGGCTCACCGCGACGTTCCTGATTCTCGCGGCGATCGCGGCCGCCGCCCTCGTGGTAGCGGCCCTCGTGTGGCCGGCTTCCGAACCGGAAGTGGTCGAGCACCGGCATCATGGCCTTGCCGAGGACGATCCGCATTGGGCGGAAGGATCGCGGCGAGGTGAGCGTCGCCATGCTCACGCCTTTGTCATCGACGACCTCCATCCGCAATGGCCGAGCGAGCCATGA
- a CDS encoding nickel/cobalt transporter, giving the protein MLQWVIEGQREIYLTFADRIGAFAGGGSWTALAAFLPMGIVFGAVHAITPGHSKSVLATYLAGSSTGMTRSLIVSLALSFTHVSMAVLIALLSLPLVSIALGSVGRAPLLEDLSRGFLGVIGLWMLWRASRRENHVRGVGEGAAVGFMAGLIPCPLTLFVMTFAITRGVPEAGIAFTFAMMAGVAATLSLVAVTVVFFRQEVTRLLETRPRLIAAFTRTIEAVAGFMLVTVALREILIR; this is encoded by the coding sequence ATGCTACAATGGGTCATTGAGGGCCAACGTGAGATCTATCTGACGTTCGCCGACCGCATAGGCGCGTTTGCCGGCGGCGGCAGCTGGACCGCGCTCGCCGCTTTCCTGCCGATGGGCATCGTGTTCGGCGCCGTCCACGCCATAACCCCCGGACACAGCAAATCGGTGCTTGCCACCTACCTCGCGGGATCGTCCACGGGAATGACCCGCAGTCTGATCGTTTCGCTGGCGCTCTCCTTCACGCATGTGAGCATGGCCGTCCTGATCGCGCTGCTGTCGCTTCCCCTTGTGTCAATCGCGCTCGGAAGCGTCGGCCGGGCACCATTGCTCGAGGATTTAAGCCGCGGCTTCCTCGGCGTCATCGGCCTGTGGATGTTGTGGCGGGCGTCGAGGCGCGAGAACCATGTTCGTGGTGTTGGGGAAGGAGCCGCCGTCGGCTTCATGGCGGGACTGATCCCGTGTCCGCTGACGCTGTTCGTCATGACCTTCGCGATCACGCGCGGCGTGCCCGAAGCCGGCATCGCCTTTACCTTCGCCATGATGGCGGGCGTGGCGGCGACGCTATCCCTTGTCGCGGTGACAGTGGTGTTTTTCCGTCAAGAGGTGACCCGGCTCCTAGAGACGCGCCCCCGCCTCATTGCCGCCTTCACGCGTACGATCGAGGCGGTCGCAGGTTTCATGCTCGTAACGGTTGCCCTGCGTGAGATCCTGATACGGTAG
- a CDS encoding DUF2274 domain-containing protein has translation MPRCFARETGQTAGPVKLIGPMLARFIATDRGFLKAKRAVGLERS, from the coding sequence ATGCCGAGGTGCTTTGCCCGCGAAACCGGCCAAACCGCCGGGCCGGTGAAGCTGATCGGTCCAATGCTGGCACGTTTTATCGCCACCGACCGCGGATTCCTCAAGGCAAAGCGTGCCGTAGGCCTAGAAAGGTCATAG
- a CDS encoding DUF2274 domain-containing protein — MPQEPLKDELDQYAAEHSRLYEPVDTAALIPHMLEAFVRSDCGWRSRKAKAGQAVLVNEGRLQRAVRLRALPKTVAPPEAVLVANVPLPYQDLTQGNRYEHETCDRLDRTREGGNEAGARL, encoded by the coding sequence ATGCCGCAGGAGCCGCTCAAGGATGAACTCGACCAGTATGCAGCCGAACACAGCCGACTGTACGAACCCGTGGACACCGCGGCGCTGATCCCGCACATGCTGGAAGCCTTCGTCCGTTCGGATTGCGGTTGGCGCAGCCGTAAGGCGAAGGCCGGCCAGGCCGTGCTCGTCAACGAGGGGCGTCTCCAGCGAGCAGTACGACTTCGAGCATTGCCGAAGACGGTGGCTCCGCCTGAAGCTGTCCTAGTAGCGAACGTACCCCTACCGTATCAGGATCTCACGCAGGGCAACCGTTACGAGCATGAAACCTGCGACCGCCTCGATCGTACGCGTGAAGGCGGCAATGAGGCGGGGGCGCGTCTCTAG
- a CDS encoding antibiotic biosynthesis monooxygenase gives MTRDRPDVATHTQDGATVVISHRVRTGREADYERWLEEIIPACKSYPGHLGIQVIRPVPGATREYTHLIRFDSRDHLLAWMNSPEREQLIAKVQPLLAADDRYVVRSGLDFWFTPQGASIKVPTRWKQFLITWSVIYPLVLIVPEIIIWVSGQLDVIVHRYIVSLLATAAIVFLMIYVIMPRYTKLVSQWLYR, from the coding sequence ATGACGCGCGATCGCCCAGACGTTGCCACCCACACTCAAGACGGCGCGACTGTCGTCATCTCTCATCGGGTACGCACCGGACGCGAAGCCGATTACGAGAGGTGGCTCGAGGAGATCATTCCGGCGTGCAAGTCCTACCCGGGCCACCTGGGAATACAGGTGATACGCCCGGTGCCCGGCGCTACGCGAGAGTATACGCACCTCATCCGCTTCGACTCGCGCGATCACCTGCTCGCATGGATGAACTCGCCAGAGCGAGAGCAACTGATTGCGAAGGTGCAGCCGTTGTTAGCTGCCGACGATCGCTACGTTGTGAGGAGTGGCCTAGACTTCTGGTTTACGCCTCAAGGTGCGTCCATCAAGGTTCCAACGCGCTGGAAGCAGTTCCTGATAACGTGGTCCGTTATCTATCCTCTTGTGTTGATCGTACCCGAAATCATCATCTGGGTGTCCGGTCAGCTAGACGTTATAGTCCACAGATACATCGTCTCGCTTCTGGCAACGGCCGCGATTGTCTTTCTCATGATTTACGTGATCATGCCGCGATACACCAAGCTCGTCTCTCAATGGCTATATCGCTAG
- a CDS encoding endonuclease/exonuclease/phosphatase family protein: protein MRIMCLNGWGGTLHDRLIPYLRAESPDVLCLQEVVHTPDASRDWLEYRDGTHVLPQRANFFREVAAALPDHVASFCPAAQGVLWDGQETIPSQWGLATFVRASFPIIGQAQVFVHKSFSSDGFGEHPRSRNAHAVRIWDMGKARTVTVAHMHGLRDLNGKMDTPERLAQARRFADLISYVAEQGDQIVACGDFNLEPSSLTFEVLGGLGLKDLVTARNHVDTRTSHYKKAGRYADYMLVNSAVDVIRFDVVVEPEVSDHRPLVLEF from the coding sequence GTGCGGATCATGTGTCTCAATGGCTGGGGCGGCACATTGCACGATCGGCTGATACCCTATCTCCGGGCTGAGTCTCCGGACGTCTTGTGCTTGCAGGAAGTGGTTCATACACCGGATGCATCCAGGGACTGGCTGGAATATAGAGATGGCACCCACGTGTTGCCGCAGCGCGCAAATTTTTTTCGCGAGGTTGCCGCAGCGCTGCCGGATCATGTTGCGAGCTTCTGTCCGGCGGCCCAAGGGGTTCTGTGGGACGGCCAAGAGACTATCCCGTCGCAATGGGGACTTGCGACCTTTGTCCGAGCGTCCTTTCCGATCATCGGGCAGGCTCAAGTGTTCGTTCATAAGTCGTTTTCGTCCGATGGCTTTGGGGAGCATCCCCGCTCCCGCAACGCTCATGCGGTCCGCATATGGGATATGGGAAAGGCCAGGACTGTGACGGTTGCGCACATGCACGGGCTGCGGGACCTGAACGGCAAGATGGATACCCCGGAGAGACTCGCGCAAGCACGCAGGTTCGCAGATCTGATCTCCTATGTTGCGGAGCAAGGCGACCAAATCGTCGCGTGCGGAGACTTCAACCTGGAACCCAGCAGCCTAACCTTCGAGGTGCTTGGCGGACTGGGGTTGAAGGATCTTGTGACGGCACGGAACCATGTGGATACCCGCACCTCCCATTACAAAAAGGCGGGGCGTTATGCAGATTACATGCTGGTCAATTCGGCAGTCGACGTGATCAGGTTTGATGTTGTCGTGGAGCCGGAAGTTTCGGACCACCGGCCGCTCGTGCTGGAATTCTGA